CACGGTATTTGATTGACATAGAACTACGAATAGAAGAAACTTAAATTCAGAATTATGGTAATAAAGTACATACACTCTCCTTGAGACCAATTGAGGAGCCAGTACTTCCAAAAATCCTGGTCCATGGAACTCCCGCAACCAACCCGAGAACAAACAAATATGactctacaaaaaaaaagcttcaatAATCATCTTGACACAACAGtttcaacccaaaaaaatgatCTAGTTGGAGTTAAAATAGAATTACGAGGTAAACAAACCTCGATCGTACGAACAACATTGCTGTGACCTTTTGCTCTAGCAACATCAAGAGGACTCTGGCAATCATCATTCATGATCAATGGATTTGCTGAAGATTATGACACAACATATCAATTAGACttgctaaaagaattttgaacaaatattgaaagaaacaaTGTGTTAGTATGGAGAGATTAAGACAAACCTCCATGAGAAAGAAGTAATTTGACATTATTTTCAAGACCTCTTTTAGCTGCATGATGTAAAGGGGTACCAGCATGACGTCCTAAAATGCAATGAAAGGGTTAAGCTAACCAAAGCAGAGCTGAATATGATGCAATGAGAAGAAAGCATAAGCGAATTATAAAGAAAACTACCAGGCCGATAGGCATTAACATTAGCACCAAGTTCTATCAAAGTTCTCGCAACATTGTGAAGCTCAGGACTCATGCAAGCCACAATTAAAGGGGTTTTCGCCTCCTTATCAATCCACTATAGATATCATGAAAGTAAGAACAGCAGCACCAAATGCAATTAATCATACTCTCAAGAGGATGAGCAAATTTAACAATTACCTCAAGGCCTGCACCCTCTCGGCAAAGGGCTTTAATCCCTTCTGAATTTCCATAGCTTACTTGCTGGTAGAGCAGTTCATCTTTCGATTGTTGTTGCCCCATTCCAGACCAACCCACAAAAGCTAATCGAATAAGTTCAATCAGGtctggaagaagaaaacccagaATTTCGCCTAAAAATCTCCGTGGAAAATTGAATTCAAGCCCCCTTTTGAACAATGGGAGCAACGCAAACTCCCCAGGCCTGAAAGAGAATAACGAGGTAAACACATCAATGGAGCATTTTAGGTTAAATCGATCCAAGAAGTGGGGCCGATGAACAATTAAGAGAAACCAATCGAAATCTTCACccaaaaatcaataaaaatgaaagaaaaccaAGAGATGCTTACGATCGATTCCAATTTCTTAAACGAGAAGGATTCTGAATCAAAGATGAAACgcgaaaatcaaataattcaGACCTTGATGTTACCCTTTACCTACCCTGTTCCTGAGGATCAATTTTATCGAGTTTCGCGCGATATGTCGTCCCTGGATTTTCTGACGAAGCTTCTGCGACGGAGACCGATTGTAGGGTGGGGGTCCGAAAATATCGTAGAATTTGAAGTGGAATATCAGTCATGTAAACGACATGTCGTCTTCCGCAGTTGATCTTCTCCCTTGACTATTTTGAAACGCCGTTGactttaaaatagttttttttgttcggtCGGTCAATTTGtgagttgacttttttttttgtcaaattaattcaaccaacaaaaaatagagttacgaTCCAACtctatactatttttaaaattattacgtaaaattaagaatatttgatatttgtgaCGTAAAGatgttattaaatttaataatatagtttatttaaaatattggaatAATGGACaactagaaagaaaaaaaaataaaaataaataaattaataaaagggCTATTTAGCTTTGCAAAATGATCTGTAAAGCTACAAAAAAGAGGATAAAATACCCATttcttttgattaaaaattaaattttggtatttttgtTGCCATTTTAATGATATGTCAAATATGTTACGGCCCCACCCCCACATGCCTCACAAATAATGTATAATTcctaatatttttctattttatctataattaatttatttataaaatacgTTATTttcgacattttttttataggtcGGATTCCTGCATCTCGATGCTTGTCCGGTGAGAGCTAGCTAGCTTGCATGAAGTAATCCGTCATTAAatttactcggtttttgttttttgtttttttttttNNNNNNNNNNNNNNNNNNNNNNNNNNNNNNNNNNNNNNNNNNNNNNNNNNNNNNNNNNNNNNNNNNNNNNNNNNNNNNNNNNNNNNNNNNNNNNNNNNNNNNNNNNNNNNNNNNNNNNNNNNNNNNNNNNNNNNNNNNNNNNNNNNNNNNNNNNNNNNNNNNNNNNNNNNNNNNNNNNNNNNNNNNNNNNNNNNNNNNNNNNNNNNNNNNNNNNNNNNNNNNNNNNNNNNNNNNNNNNNNNNNNNNNNNNNNNNNNNNNNNNNNNNNNNNNNNNNNNNNNNNNNNNNNNNNNNNNNNNNNNNNNNNNNNNNNNNNNNNNNNNNNNNNNNNNNNNNNNNNNNNNNNNNNNNNNNNNNNNNNNNNNNNNNNNNNNNNNNNNNNNNNNNNNNNNNNNNNNNNNNNNNNNNNNNNNNNNNNNNNNNNNNNNNNNNNNNNNNNNNNNNNNNNNNNNNNNNNNNNNNNNNNNNNNNNNNNNNNNNNNNNNNNNNNNNNNNNNNNNNNNNNNNNNNNNNNNNNNNNNNNNNNNNNNNNNNNNNNNNNNNNNNNNNNNNNNNNNNNNNNNNNNNNNNNNNNNNNNNNNNNNNNNNNNNNNNNNNNNNNNNNNNNNNNNNNNNNNNNNNNNNNNNNNNNNNNNNNNNNNNNNNNNNNNNNNNNNNNNNNNNNNNNNNNNNNNNNNNNNNNNNNNNNNNNNNNNNNNNNNNNNNNNNNNN
This portion of the Cucurbita pepo subsp. pepo cultivar mu-cu-16 unplaced genomic scaffold, ASM280686v2 Cp4.1_scaffold001458, whole genome shotgun sequence genome encodes:
- the LOC111786330 gene encoding putative E3 ubiquitin-protein ligase XBAT35; the protein is MGQQQSKDELLYQQVSYGNSEGIKALCREGAGLEWIDKEAKTPLIVACMSPELHNVARTLIELGANVNAYRPGRHAGTPLHHAAKRGLENNVKLLLSHGANPLIMNDDCQSPLDVARAKGHSNVVRTIESHICLFSGWLREFHGPGFLEVLAPQLVSRRVYVLYYHNSEFKFLLFVVLCQSN